Part of the Candoia aspera isolate rCanAsp1 chromosome 1, rCanAsp1.hap2, whole genome shotgun sequence genome, aTGGTATCTTAGAAGTTTTAATGGTAGAACTTAGCCAGTGTGGTGGTGTGGTTAGGGTGTTTGACTAAAACCAAGAAGATATGGGTCCAAGTTCACCCTTAGCCTTGGAAATTCACCGGATAAATTGGGCCAGTTACTTTTTCTCAATCCAGCCTCTACCATGCCAGAGTGGggagaataaaatgaagagaTTTTCCCTTTTAAGATGCATTGAGCTCttgaaagaaaggtgggatataaaatctGAACTGGAGTACAACAGTCTTATTCCGCTGTTGCTTCTGAGAAATCAGGCTTTAAGGCATACTATCTCTGATTCAGGTAGTCAACAGATATCAGTTAATCAGATATCAGATAAAAGTCTGATCTTCCATGAACCTGCCAACccccttttaaaaccattctAACTGGCTACTTTTACCCCAGCTGCTGACAATAAATTCCAGTTTAACTATGTGCTGTGTAAAAGAGTTTGATGTCAGTCCTGAATCTCCCTACATTTTATATCAATGGATGACCTGAAGCATGGGAGAAAAATATTTCTCCATATTATCCATGACGTGGATTACTTTATATATCTTTATTAAATCTCTCCTTCATTCCAAGCAAAAGAGCCCCAAGTATTGTAGTCTTTCTTTGAAGCAGAGCTGCACCATCCCCTGGATCATTTTGGTTGTGCTTTGTTGTACCTTTTAAAATTCTATATTATCATACTTCAAGCATAGCAACCAGAACAGTACACAACAAATACATGTAGACACATTGTTAAACCAGTAGTTCTCTTTCTAACGCCCTAATACACACTTTCCCTTTCCAATATATACTTGCTTGTACTGAACTGTACTGCCATTTACCCAGTTTGGAGAGATCCCTTCAGAGCTCTTCACCATTGCTTTCACCACCTTGAACAGTACTGCCAGCTAACATAGCCACCTCACTGTTCAGACCTAACTCCATATAGTTTATGTATCAGTTAAAAGGCATCAGTCCCAACATGATTCCTAAGGCCCCACTATACACACCTCAACAATGTGAGAATTGCTGGCTTATTTCTCCTTCATTCTTTCACCAGTTGCAAATCCAACTAAAACACCTGTTCCTCTTACTCCATGGCAGCTGGGTGGGTGACTTCATCAAAACTTTCGGTGAGACAAGATTACTTTTGCAGAAGCCACACTGATTAGTTTTCAGCAAGGCTCATTCTTCGATGTGTTTAAATGGTATTTTCAATTATTATTCTTGGAGCAGATGTTAAAGGAAATTATAGACCAGTTAGCTTATCACCTcccaacctctttttcaaaatcTGGGTCACACTGGCATCTGTTCCCATGACtgggaaataatatttaataatgctAAAGAGAAGTGGTAAATAGATAGCAAAGCAGCTTTTGCtatatttgttgttattgtttctaGATTAATGTTGAATGCCTATATGAGAGAAGCACTTTTAATAATTTGTGTTGATAAAAGGGTATAGATAGAATTGTGCCTTCATTAATAACATAACAAATAATCAACCATTGATCGtgacttattcattcattccacaTAACAATCCCCATAAGAATACATGTTCTGAGAGAAGAGGCACATTTCCCCTAGATCCAAAACAAAGCAAGTctggttttataaatgtatttctaCAACAGAAGAAAGGCCTTAAAGTATTGGGACTTGTACTGTATGCAGTAAATTAGTAACTGTCCATTCACTGTACAAAATTACTGGATTATGGAAATTCTTGCCTCTGATCCCAATAGGAATTTATTTAGGCTCTACACAAACGTTTCATTGACAATATTCAATTATTGTCTATGTGGCAGCTTTATGAGAATTGCATGCATTTACATTATCAAAAGGCATGAATAGACCAaggacaaaaagagagagagggattttTACTCAAGTGCAGTATGGCATAGTCCAAATTCATACCTCACCATACATGCACTTACATTTGAGGTAGCTACGTTTTAGGGTAAGCATGCTTCTTACTGAAACAAATCACTTAAGTACTGTAATTTTAAACAGCAATACCATTAAGTTCCATTATGTACTAAGACACTCTAAAACTGAGCAAAATCAGGTATGTCTCTAgacaataaacataaataatgcTCTAGAACAAACACAGGAAGTTCTTTAGGGCCATTTCTGAATAATATGGTGATAATCACTTGATGGGAAATGTGAGCAACATGTAGGAACCATATTCCTCTGGGGACACTAAAAAACATAGTACTCACAAGATTCAAAATTTCAGAGCAAACTGAAATTCCAGAAGTTGTGATTCCTGCTTTAAGCAATCAATACAAATAGGAGTATATATCTTGCCCTGTTATTAGTAGATGAAACATATACCAAATGAATTGGAGATCAAGCTggctgcaggaaaacaacaaggaaaCCTGCTGAGAAGGACACATAATCTACTaccaacatttatttctgttaaaGCAGATTATAAATCATCAGTACAAATATATAACTTACATTTGCTTGTAAGGCCAAGTTTTAagtgtaaaattaaaaatgagatgGACTTCATGATTTGCCAGAGGAAAGACATGGAATAGCTGCAGTCTAGCTACAAGCTTTCACATAAAACAATgggaaaagcattttaaaaaatctaacatCTATTTAATGCACCTAAAATGGGTTCATAAGTAGACCTGATTGTAGATATAATTACAGTTGTCACAGTAGTGTTAAAAGAGATGTAAGACAAATAAACTGCAGCAGTACATGAAAGAACCTATAGGAATTTAATATCTAGTCTGACTgctttaaaaaaggtaaaatttaCCAACTGTTTTCAAACCAAGACAATACTGTTCTTACACTACTctacaatgattttttaaaattggtcaTGATTCATGATTGTAGTTGCAATATGCTACTTACAACGATACAGACAGGGACAAGCTAGGAACTCTGCTCCCTACCCTATTCCCATATTACTGACTGTAAGAATCAGTGATAAATCAATCTTATGTACAATTTTACACCCACCCCCTTTTATAACTTTGGCAAGATTACTTACAACTCATTCAGTTTTTAATAACTAGAActatttaaaataatctaaaatgcataaaaataaagattttggcTTTATTCTATATATAATTACTTGAAATGGAAGCTCATCCTTTTCCACTGATACATATTCTGAGCAGCTCTCCTGTTTTCTCCACCAGCCCATTCATTACTCTGCCTCCATCCCCTAACCCCCGTTTTCTTCACAAGGGAATGGGCCATTCACGGGAAGGTAGACACATTCTTAAGATAGTGGTGAGTCATTTGCTTTTCAGCTTATGAGGTTTCCTGAAGTTTTTTGTGGAAAAGGGCTTCAGGTTCAGCTCCCTTCTTCAGCCCTTTTCAGATTCCTTTTGCCATTCAAGTTCCCAAAAGGTGGCAAGGGTATGTTTCCTGGATTATACCCCAAAAGGCTGGGTTTAGGAGCCTCTTCCCATGACTGTCCCCTCTCTATATCCCCAACCTAATTCCAAAAAGAGGGACATGAGCAATTAAAGAATGCTGCCCCCTGTACACTCTTACATCCAAtgccaacacacacatacacagagatgAAGCACGAGCCACTGGATTGCTTAAAGTTCTATCTCAAATGTCTTCTGTAATTCACTGGAGAAAGGATTAGTTGGAGACGGATTAGTACGTTGTTTCGATTTACTTTCCAGGGCTGCCCACTGTGCTTCAAACGGATCCACTTGCTGGACAGCTACAGGTGGAAGCACATGCTTGTCCTCGGTGGGCCACTTGGCAGGGTCCGCTCCATTGAAAGCAGCAGAGCCATTGAGTTGCTGGGCAGGGGGTTTAAAGAAAGGGCTGGTCGTAGCACTGTTAGTTTCATATTGAGGAAATGTCTGCTGCTTTATAAGACTGGGCGACTGATGAGTGTGGGACACTTGACTATGACCTGCAGTGCCAAAGACATTGGCTACCATCTGGGAAGGGGTGATTCCAAGCATGGTTACACTGGGAGCTGAGTAGGGCATTCCATTTGCTACAGCATATGGCTGAGCCTGGATAAACGTAGGCTGCATGGGCTGCACCACCCCAATAGGCACTGGTGGAGGGGCAATGAAGGTGCCGCCTGGAAAAGCCGGTGCTGCCTGAGAAACCGCTGGAGGAGGCTGGAGGAGGGGCTGGGGGGTGGGAGGCTGGGGCTGCCCCTGAGGCTGCTGGGACCGGACGGTTTTCGACACTTCTTCCAGCCAACGGTCTGCCTCTGAAGGAGTGCGCTTATGGCTTGCCTGAAACAGGTTCGGTGAGGCAGCTCCCGAGTTAGCACTCCATTCAGCCCCTGCAAAAAGGAATTAAGAACAGGATATAACCTCAGCAAGATCTTGTCTTCCCTTTTTTAGAACAGGTTGATAAGGACCTGAAGGGCTACTGTGAAATAGCTTTAGCTTTTAACCATAACCAGGTCAGCTAGTTTGCTATTACCAGTCAGCAGTAAACAATCCATAACAATGATGAATACACTTGAATTAGTGTATATATGAAGTTCCAGTTATGTTGACAAAGATATTAAAAGTGAGACTGTAACTGGGCACTGAAATAAACAAGTTACTTAGGAGTTTGTTTCCATCTCTTCTATTTCTGTCCAGCTTCTCAAGCAATAGCTCCTCGTTCTAACGCCCAAAAAGGTGAATGTCAGCCAAGTCAACTGATTTACAATAATGAATAAACTACACTCTTAATCTCTAGGCCAGAAATTTCAGGCACTGAGAAATGTGTGCATTCCAGTTTGGATTCAAGgactaattaaaacaaaaaaccacatcAAATTATAAAAGGGGTATGAGACCAATAAGCAGGAACTGGATGGTTAATTAAATTCTTGGAAATGTTGATAAATATCTAGAATCAGCTTGGTTGTATGGCATGTGAAACAGCCCTTGCACCCTTTACTTAAATTAAATGAACAGGAAAAATAGTAGTCTTCCATGGCAGAAAAACGTATGGCTTTTAGAAACATGCATCGCCTTGGttttaaaactacaaaaacatGTAACAAAACTACTACGGCTTACAGCTGGATCCGCAATAATTTTCTAAATCACTAGAAATGTTATAAATCAGATTTATATTAGAATGTCAATTACtttgtaaataattaaatatgtcatatttaattttttaacattAAAGTTACTGGTTATTGAAACAGCCTTTTCTTCTAGTAAGcatatgttatttatttgattgcttgcttgcttgcttgcttacttacctGCCTACTTATTTAACTTCCacattgaaataaagaaaatactgCCTCTAAATGTCCAACTAATTCTTCTGCTTTCCCGTAACTGTGCTTCTGGATATTAACAAAAATCCTTAAGAACCATTTTGTTAGAGCAGATCAAGGTCTTCCAAATCCAGCATCACGTACTTTAAGCTTCTAAAAGCAATATGCCAAGATCAGTGCCCAGTCTTACCAGACGGAGAAGCTACAGCCCCAGTTTTAGCAACAGCCGGAGCAGCGGGGGCCTGAGCCCAAGGATTGGTCTCACGAAGCGGTATTGCTGTGGGTGCTATAGTGCTTTGAGCTGGCTTATCAGCAAACACATGGAAGGCAGAGGCAATGCCATTAACTAAAATGGGAGCAGACAACATCAATGCTGTTAATTCATGCAGGGCATGCAGGTGACTCGAATGTAGAAAATAACACGTTTCTGCCAGCATGCAACATACATCGAGCACTTAGTCATGCGCGTCCACTATTattcttgttcttgtttattcgtttagtcacttctgactcttcgtgacttcatggaccagcccacgccagagcttcctgtcggtcgtcaacacccccagctcccccagggacgagtccgtcacctctagaatatcatccatccaccttgtccttggtcggcccctcttccttttgccctccactctccctagcatcagcaccttctccagggtgtcctgtcttctcaactATTATTCTACAGGCATTTTTTATTCAATACGTTTCATTTTGTTAATTCACTTGGAAGATTACTGGGGCATTTGCTAGTATTTTAAAGGAAGGTTTCTTGTGGACTTTTCTAAGTTCTGACTTTATTCTGTGCTCTCAGCGCAGGTTTAGAAGGATGAAACAGTCATGGGTTAGATATCCTGCCCTATCAGTATTCTGgctaaagaaaattatttcaactgtCAGATGTTGCAAGGCTGCAAGTTGCATCTCATTTATAAGGTATCAAAGCAACATATAATGATTGTTACCTACAATCAAGACTGGGAACATCTCTTCAATTTTAGAGCCACCATATTCTTTAAAATAAGCAACTGGCTTTATATTTACTACATATTTATccagttggggttttttttaagacctgGGAGACTGGAAATGGCTAATTGCATAACTTCTTACATAGTAACATTTTATCTGTTAACATCTGAAAGATGTGGCCTTCTGTTTTAAAACCTTTTCTGTTATTAGCATATAACTGAGCGTTCTCAATATGTCCTTGACTTTCTAGGAAGTTCACACAGAAATAGCTTACAAACATATAACTTAGTTAAAACAGAATGATTCCAGATGCAAACAAAACAGCTGCAAGATGATTCAAAACTTTAAATTGCCAGCACACAAAACAGTATTTGCACATATAAAAAGCATCACATGCATCACATCCAAGTTTAGAGGCCACACACCCTGAAAAGCTGGTGACTGTGGTGCAACCACCGTTACTGGCTTCGTCATTGGGGCAGAGGAGAAAGGATCCTCAGCTGGCATGCTAAAGGCATTTGTAATCTGGGAGCACAATGAACTAATGCTATCGACTTCTCCTTCAGACTcaggaactgaaagaaaaaacaCAGTTTGCACAGATATGACCCAGCATAATACAAAGGCACCTTCCTGCTTTTTCACAGtgtcctttgattttttttctcccatgacTAGGAAAAACTACATACGCCCTTAAAAAAGCCTAAGAGGAAAAGTTAAGGCTAAGAAAAATCTAGGGAATGAGAATGAAGGCTACAATCACTTTGGTTTTATGTCAGTTCCTCAAAGCACTTACATCCATATTAATGTAAGAATAATTATCAAAGCTGTACAACTTTCACATGCAAAAACTAAGCGCTTGACTCATTAATCACCACATACATATAACTCAAGATATGCTGACCGAAGCTAAAATGCTTGTGGCTAGGTGTTCAGATCACATCTTCCTTATCATTGAATGGACTCCTTACAGTTCAAAGGTAGTTAACAGCAGTCAATAAACTTGTAATACAGATATAAAATCCATACCTGGTAACATGCGACCTTATCTAGAAACTCTGATCATACTTAGAAACATCATACAGAGGAAAATGGATAGAATTTAAGATTACAACTATGAGGTTATAAAGCCAGCCACATAATGGAGCCTTGTAGTGATATATCAAAAGAGAAACACGGAAGATCTGAAGAGAATCATACCAACATTAGTTCTCCCTCAAATGCAGACAAACTCAAAACAGAATTGGGGAGAAATTTTGTCCTACCTGAGTTTTTTATAGGGAAGTCAGTCTTTCTTTGCACTGTTGAGGGCAACTCATTGATTCGTAGAGAAAGCTGGCGTTTAAATGGAGACATCTTCTGGCTAAGAGCAGGGAAACCTCGGAAAGACCCTTGCCTGGCAAGTTGCTCAATAGGAGCGTGCCGTCGGGGGATGGCGTGAGGATTGCTGGATTCTTTTTCAGCAGAAGTTGCAACCTCAGCAGTAGGAGAAGTTGGCGAACCTGGAGATGGAGCTGTATTGCCAGGTACAACACTTGAAGCAACTGTTTTCACATCTGTTTCAActgtaaaaaaagatttttaaaaatggagagcaAGAATACTtgagggtcttttttttttttaatttaaacttttattttcGTTTATGGAAATATACATTCTTAATGCAAAATACAGCATCTGGTTTATTTAGTCCTTACATCTCTAACATAATACATATACTGTTCAATGATTTAATTTGTTACCTAATTAACATTTCAACTATCAATTAAACATTAATACTTATCTCAAGGGGGGAAAGCTTAAATAGGATTTATTTACTGAAGAGTTATCAtgtgttactaaatgtttaagtTTGCAGCCCCCAAATTAAAATGAGTCAGTCTTTCATTTGCAAAACTGAGTTAAAAATCCGATTTGGGTACCTATCAGTTCTAGAAACTGATGACCAGACCTTTCTCATTAAACCTCAGTTTGAAGAGTTCATCACAATCAACAACAATGATTTCCAGGCCTAAACATTTAGAGAATTGGGTTTCAAACAGACCTTTCCCATCTGATAGGCTAATGCCTGAGCTACTACACTGAAGCCTGTTAATTGTGTTTTCATCTATAACTTCAGGCCTGTAATATATTAAGGCAACTGAAATatattaaggcaatgggctagaaaccaggagactgagagttctagtcacaccttaggcataagagccaactgggtgaccttgggccagtcactctctctcagcccaactcacctcacagggttgttgctgtggggaaaataggaggaataaggaatatttggtatgttcaccaccttgagttatttataaaaataataaagacaggatagaaaataaataaaataaaaataaaataaaatttctctttTAATCTGCTGCTGGTACTCATTTCAAGATCAGAAAGCAGCAAATTCCTTCATCTTGAGATGCATGCTACATCTGGCCCTCTAGAATTAGACCTCTATTTAGACACTTCATACAGTTATTATATTATGAGCCATGATGAGCCATGCATCACATTCAGGAGTCACTGAGATGTTTGCATGTGAACAGGAAGTATGAAAATGCTGCCCTCAGCCTTAAGTATTTTCAGGGGGAAACAATGTCTGTTTTCTTCCCCTCAATGAAGCTATATTTTTCATACTGCTTTGCAACCatatatattaattaaatattctaAAATAGCATCATATAGTATATGTACTATAGTATATGGTGGAGATCCTCAAAAGTTATATAACATCTGTGACCTGTCTTGTTCTTCAACTTAATCTATAAAGCTTCCAGTTAGAGGTAGATATCAGAATGTTAAGTGAGGATTGGAAATAACCAAGATCAAATGCCAACACTAACTCTgcctttcctgatgggcatgcaGTGGAAATATCACGTACTATGAAAGAGGAATGTTGACACCATGATGCCAACACTAACTCTGCCTTTCCTGCATAGGCAAGCTTTTGAGTTCTACAGAATCCTTTATCAGACTACATGGTATAataaaaagtgatttatgacGAATGAGATTGAAAATCTATCCTGGGTCTTATTTTCATATGGAGATTAAAGACTGACTGAATTAGACACTGTTAGATGCTGTAGATATCAGATCATCATCTAGGGTTCTTGAGTAAAATAATAATAGCTGATTTCCATTTTGGCAAATGTAACACCCATGTGTGACCAGATATAGATCTATCTCCAGATCTGGGTGAAAGACATGAGTTTCTAGAAAGATAAAGAGCAGAAGTGAAGAGAACATCAACCATTGttttaacaatataaaaacaatgaagTTTTCTACAGCTTCAAGGACGTGAAAAAATACTTCTTGAATACAAGGGACTTACATCATGATGCCAACACTAACTCTGCCTTTCCTGCATGAGCATGCAGTGGAAATATCACATACCATGAAAGAGGAATCAGCTAGCTCCTTATACGGGTATCTGGCACTACAGTTGACCATCTCACTGATATTTATGTGGCCTGTAAATATCTACAACagcatttggaagaataattCAGCAATACAACCTGTACTTCAAGTAGTCAGATTTGTATTCTGTTACCTTTGATGTCTTGTATTTGTCTCATGACTTCCTCTCTTTCTGCTTGTTCAGTTGCTGTAGTAACCCTGAAAGATCCCTCTCTTGTGAAAGTCGTTCTACTGGCATCAAAGGTAGCTGTCACCCCacactccttctctctcttttgctttcGCTCCAAACATGCTGCAAATGCACAGCCAACTGCATGACTCAACCTCTCTCCCTGAAAAAGATCTCACATTAATCAGAAACGAAACCAGAAACCATCCAGCTACTGCCAAATGATAGTTGGCACTCCATATAAACAACCTTTCTATGTAAAATCTGACCAAGAAGGTTCAGAGCAACAAATGCAACCAGTCTTAAATCACTCAATTTTAACCATTTGGAGTCAAGGAGACTGAGTCTTTTTATCTATTTATGATATTAAAGTATGTTGGCCAAAGACCTCCTACTAAAATATTGTTATAAAAATCTGTTAAGTTATACATTTTAACAATCAACTAGGACTTTGGGTGGCGAATGCAGTTGGTATACACAATTAAAGACATAATACAATCTTCCAACAAACAAAAGTTATACATTTTTCAGTTCATATAATTTCAATATTAAAGTTGAACTGAAATCCAGGAAGCACTCCCCCATCCAGTATTGATTTGTACGTAATATACTACTTTTTATGAACCAAAATGGGACATACCGTGTCCTTTACAGCCATAAAGCAATGGCATATCCAACGTCTTGTAGTACCATCTCGACAGATGTAAGAAAATGCTCGGTCAAAATTCCTATCTGGAGCACAGAAGGAGACCTTCTCTATTGTCTGATCAACTATAAGatcctttaaaaaagagagagatttcaaGTCATTCCAGGAATTTGGAATATCATAGCAATAAATATTTCAACTTCCCTTGCCTTTTTTATCAAGTTAATATAGAAATTATGTCTTTTCTCTCCACACAAATTCATTATCCACTTGGAACAGTGGATATCCATGTGGGAGAGTAAAAGGATTATTATCTTGACCACTCTTTCCTCCAGGTGGAATTGAATACCTAgatctcatttttaaaactgcacacttatttaatctatttaagtttttatattttatctttcaaaataaaaaatgtttttccaAGAAAGTTTAGAATGTATCCCCAAAAACAGCTAGCATCCAGTATTTGAAATCTTACTATACCACTATAGTACTAACCACCAAGGGAAATATTGCAATTGATTTCTTATATCAGaggggatattttaaaaaaatgtatgcagTTAAATGAGACAACTTACAGAGTCAATACACTATGAAGACACTGGTATTAAAGTCATGCTAGGTGGTGATTTACTACTatgagaaactgaaataaaaatgtactGACCAGATCCACCAGCTTGTAAAGTATACTACCAGAAGCAAAGAGCAAAGATGTGACAGAAAAGCTTGCAAGACTTATCAAGTTCAGTGACCACCGTCTCTTTCTACTGGGGcacacagagacaaatgcaaagaatAGCAACTACCATATCACCATGGACTTTAAAGATCTAACAAAGATATTCAAAACCCTAACAGTTAAGGTAGTATTCTCTTCCAGTCAGTGAAAAAGGATCAGAAAGGGAAAGAATACTGCAGATGAATGAATGACTATACAGATGGCGTTGACTGGAGGGATTTGGTTTCTGTTACCACAGGTTTTTATCAATACAGATTTCTGACATAGAACACATTGCATCTCTCAAGGACCAGTAACATTTTATTTAGCTGAAATATTGCAGACTTGATCAGGATGGTTTTGAAATGAATCCTGTGGGAGTTGGAGGTAATAAGATCTTCAGATGTGTTGTAGTTCTACAGATCTACAGATGTGTTGTAGAAGAAGCTAACTGTGTTGCTTGAAAGTAGCCTATTAAGCAACTTAATGAACAATCAGAAAGAACATTGGCTTACAACCTTCATTGGCTCTGTACTAATGCTCAGCATAGAAGAAATAATTGAGGTCAAATTTATCTTCCAGTAcaggaagaaaaatacattttcatagAAATCATGGGGACGAGGAGGGATGACTTCAATTATTGGAATACAGCAACTGAAGGAtgcaattggttcaaaatgaGCAGAAGCACTACTAGAAAGAAAGGAGTTGTACTGTGTGTTAGAAGTATCACACTTGCTAAGAAATCTACTGTATATGAATGAAGTTGGCAACAGTGTAAACATGAATTAGtttaaaataaatggaggaacaaataaaagttacagtgttGTTGATGTCTACTACTGGGAAGCAGTATGTAGAGGCATGAAATAGTAATAATGGGGGACACAGTTATCAGCTGAGATTGGTGatgccaagaaaaacaaaaagagattcTTCAgatattcaaaagaaaaagatCGGCCTACCATCTGCTCACTGAAGACAGCAAAATGTGAATAAGGtaataaagaaaaggcagaactacTCAAATCCTATTCTgtctcagtcttctccaacaggaAAGTATGTGTTCTACCAGACAATTGTGAAAAGAATCATTTCATCTTGGGACTGATACAAAATGGTCAGGGAATACCTATTTACTTTGAATGTTTAAATCTCCATTGCCTCCAAACATCCTGAAGTAATTTGTTTATGATCTGGCCAAACCTTTCTGTATTGTGTTTGAGAAATTATGGAAGAGAAGAGCTAGATGACTAGAGGGGGCAAATGTCCCtatcttcaaataaaaaaaaaaaaaaggaaaacctagGAAATAACAGATTAGCCATTTTAACATCAACACTcaggaagattctagagcagattaTAGGGAGATCAGTATGTAAGCAGCCTGAAAACAATGTAAGAATTACTGAAAGTCAGCACAGATTTGTCACGAGTAAGTCTTACTAATCTcaccttctgatttcttgactgggTATCTTAAGAGGATACTAGAGATATAAGTATCTTGCTTTTAGCAGAGTGTCTCATGACACTCTGATTAACAAGCTAATGAAGTATGGGCTAGATGGTGACACAATTAACTGGATATATATTTAGTTTGAATATTGTATACAAAGTGTGCTCATCAACAAGTCTTCCAGAAACTAGAGTGAAGTATCAAGATCTTAGACCTTCTACACTTCAACTTTCTTACTAATAATTTAAAGAGAAGATGaaaggaatgcttatcaaatttgcaaacAACACAAATGGAAGAGATAGCTAGCATGGGTTATGTTCAAATATTGTGCTAAGTCCTAATATAATacaaaatgtttggttttggctttgaATGCTACACAAACCCAGCCCAGCCACTGTAGTTTCTGCATCATGGTTTATGTGTTAGTACATTGTTAATTCAGCCAATTCTGGCTTGCTCAATAAATCGTACCTCAACAAAACATAGTTTAGTGTAAAGGATGAAACCAGGCCATAAAGTAGTAAAAGTGTAGGTTGTCTGTTTGATTAGCAAGCTGATAGTCAACATTTCAATGTGGAACTTTTCAGAttacttttgttctttcttaaaTCGTACTTTTGTCTGAAGCTTTGCAATAGACATTAGCTATGCATATTATAAGATAATCTTTGGC contains:
- the NUMB gene encoding protein numb homolog isoform X1 — translated: MNKLRQSFRRKKDVYVPEASRPHQWQTDEEGVRTGKCSFPVKYLGHVEVDESRGMHICEDAVKRLKAERKFFKGFFGKSGKKAVKAVLWVSADGLRVVDEKTKDLIVDQTIEKVSFCAPDRNFDRAFSYICRDGTTRRWICHCFMAVKDTGERLSHAVGCAFAACLERKQKREKECGVTATFDASRTTFTREGSFRVTTATEQAEREEVMRQIQDIKVETDVKTVASSVVPGNTAPSPGSPTSPTAEVATSAEKESSNPHAIPRRHAPIEQLARQGSFRGFPALSQKMSPFKRQLSLRINELPSTVQRKTDFPIKNSVPESEGEVDSISSLCSQITNAFSMPAEDPFSSAPMTKPVTVVAPQSPAFQVNGIASAFHVFADKPAQSTIAPTAIPLRETNPWAQAPAAPAVAKTGAVASPSGAEWSANSGAASPNLFQASHKRTPSEADRWLEEVSKTVRSQQPQGQPQPPTPQPLLQPPPAVSQAAPAFPGGTFIAPPPVPIGVVQPMQPTFIQAQPYAVANGMPYSAPSVTMLGITPSQMVANVFGTAGHSQVSHTHQSPSLIKQQTFPQYETNSATTSPFFKPPAQQLNGSAAFNGADPAKWPTEDKHVLPPVAVQQVDPFEAQWAALESKSKQRTNPSPTNPFSSELQKTFEIEL
- the NUMB gene encoding protein numb homolog isoform X4, with protein sequence MNKLRQSFRRKKDVYVPEASRPHQWQTDEEGVRTGKCSFPVKYLGHVEVDESRGMHICEDAVKRLKASGKKAVKAVLWVSADGLRVVDEKTKDLIVDQTIEKVSFCAPDRNFDRAFSYICRDGTTRRWICHCFMAVKDTGERLSHAVGCAFAACLERKQKREKECGVTATFDASRTTFTREGSFRVTTATEQAEREEVMRQIQDIKVETDVKTVASSVVPGNTAPSPGSPTSPTAEVATSAEKESSNPHAIPRRHAPIEQLARQGSFRGFPALSQKMSPFKRQLSLRINELPSTVQRKTDFPIKNSVPESEGEVDSISSLCSQITNAFSMPAEDPFSSAPMTKPVTVVAPQSPAFQGAEWSANSGAASPNLFQASHKRTPSEADRWLEEVSKTVRSQQPQGQPQPPTPQPLLQPPPAVSQAAPAFPGGTFIAPPPVPIGVVQPMQPTFIQAQPYAVANGMPYSAPSVTMLGITPSQMVANVFGTAGHSQVSHTHQSPSLIKQQTFPQYETNSATTSPFFKPPAQQLNGSAAFNGADPAKWPTEDKHVLPPVAVQQVDPFEAQWAALESKSKQRTNPSPTNPFSSELQKTFEIEL
- the NUMB gene encoding protein numb homolog isoform X2, which translates into the protein MNKLRQSFRRKKDVYVPEASRPHQWQTDEEGVRTGKCSFPVKYLGHVEVDESRGMHICEDAVKRLKASGKKAVKAVLWVSADGLRVVDEKTKDLIVDQTIEKVSFCAPDRNFDRAFSYICRDGTTRRWICHCFMAVKDTGERLSHAVGCAFAACLERKQKREKECGVTATFDASRTTFTREGSFRVTTATEQAEREEVMRQIQDIKVETDVKTVASSVVPGNTAPSPGSPTSPTAEVATSAEKESSNPHAIPRRHAPIEQLARQGSFRGFPALSQKMSPFKRQLSLRINELPSTVQRKTDFPIKNSVPESEGEVDSISSLCSQITNAFSMPAEDPFSSAPMTKPVTVVAPQSPAFQVNGIASAFHVFADKPAQSTIAPTAIPLRETNPWAQAPAAPAVAKTGAVASPSGAEWSANSGAASPNLFQASHKRTPSEADRWLEEVSKTVRSQQPQGQPQPPTPQPLLQPPPAVSQAAPAFPGGTFIAPPPVPIGVVQPMQPTFIQAQPYAVANGMPYSAPSVTMLGITPSQMVANVFGTAGHSQVSHTHQSPSLIKQQTFPQYETNSATTSPFFKPPAQQLNGSAAFNGADPAKWPTEDKHVLPPVAVQQVDPFEAQWAALESKSKQRTNPSPTNPFSSELQKTFEIEL